The genomic DNA CGCCTGGATGCGTCCCGGCGAGGACGGCCGGCTCTACGCGATCAACCCCGAAGCGGGGTTCTTCGGCGTCGCGCCCGGCACGGGGGAGTCGACGAACCCGACCGCGGTGCAGACGCTGTGGGGCAACACGATCTTCACGAACGTCGCGCTGCGACCTGACGGCGACGTCTGGTGGGAGGGGCTGACGGATGCTCCGCCCGCCGAGCTGACGGACTGGGAGGGCCGCCCGTGGACGCCCGATTCGGGTCGCCCGGCGGCGCACCCGAACTCGCGGTTCACAGTGGCCGCGGCGCAGTGCCCGCAGATCTCCGACGACTGGGACGCACACGACGGCGTGCCGATCGACGCGATCCTGTTCGGCGGGCGCCGGGCGACGAACGTGCCGCTCGTCGCCGAGGCCCGCAGCTGGAAGCACGGCGTGTTCATGGGCGCGACGATCTCGTCGGAGAAGACCGCCGCGGCCGAGGGCACGGTCGGCGAGCTGCGCCGCGACCCGTTCGCGATGCTGCCGTTCTGCGGATACAACATGGCCGACTACTGGGGTCACTGGGTGAAGATGGGTCGCATCCTGGGCGAGCAGGCGCCGAAGATCTTCCAGGTGAACTGGTTCCGCAAGGGTGCCGACGGGTCGTTCCTCTGGCCCGGGTTCGGTGAGAACTCGCGTGTGCTCGAGTGGATCGTCGGCCGCATCGAGGGCACGGCCGACGCCGTGGAGGAGCCCATCGGCCTGCTGCCCGCACCCGGCTCGCTCGACCTCGACGGTCTCGACCTGTCCGACGAGACGGTCGCGCACCTCTTCGACGTCGACCCCGCGTCGTGGCTCGCCGAGTGCGACCTCACCGACGAGTACTTCGCGCAGTTCGGCGACCGGGTGCCGGCGGCGCTGCGCGCCGAACTGGCGAGCCTGCGCTACCACCTCGAGCGGGCGACGCAGTCGTAGCGTTCGACGGAGGCGCCGGGTCGCGGCGACTCCGGCACTGATGCGCCGGTGGCATGGGCAACCTGTGGACCGCCCACGAGATATGCCACACGCGCATCAGTGCCGGAGTCGCCCGGACCGAGGGTTCCCGGGTCGGTGATCGACTCCCGGCTGCGGGACGTGACGGATGCCCCGGTGGCGTGCACGGGAAGGCGCGCCCCGGGGCACCCGTGTCTTCGCCCGCCGACCGCGCACGCGCGCCGATGGCGGGGCGGCGGCGGTTCGCCGCCGCCGACGCGGGTCGCGCCGGTACCGTGGCCCCGAGGGGGACGCATGGAGTTCGGCGAGGCCATCCAGACGGTCGGCGAGATCATCGACGTCGCCGGCGTCGTCGCGATCGTGGTCGGCGTGCTGTACGCCTTCGGGGATGCCGCGGTGCGGGCGGTCGGCCGTCGCGGGCCCGTGTACGTGCGATTCCGGCGCGTGCTGGGGCGGGCGATCCTGCTCGGGCTCGAGCTGCTCGTCGCGGCCGACATCGTCAAGACCGTCGCCGTCACGCCCACGCTCGACTCGGTGATCGTGCTGGCGATCATCGTGCTCATCCGCACCTTCCTCAGTTGGTCGCTGGAGCTCGAGATCGCGGGTCGATGGCCGTGGCAGCGCCGCACCGCCGGCGACGAGGCCGAACCGTCAGTCGCACCGCGCGCGGCCGACCCCGCCTGACCGCCCGCATCGTCACCACGGCACGGGCCCGGCGTCGTCGAAGAACCCGCCGGTCGGCCCGTCGGCGGGCAGGGTCGCGAGACGGATCGCGATGGCCGCACCCTGCTCCGGCGTGCGGTCCCCGCTGAAGCCGTTGAGGTCGGTGGCCGTGAAACCCGGGCAGCCGGTGTTGATCAGGATGCCCGTATCGCCCAGTTCCTTCACGTACTGGATCGTGAGGGCGTTGAGGAAGGTCTTCGAGGCCAGGTACGCGGCGGGGACCGGCCCCAGGTCGACGCCGGATGCCGTCTGCAGCGCGAGCGAGCCGACGCTGCTGGACATGTTGACGATCCGCGGAGCGCCCGAGGCGCGCAGCATGGGCAGCATGGCGTTCGTGACCCGGACGACCCCGATCACGTTGGTCTCCACGACGGTGCGCACGGTCGCGGGGTCGACCGTGCTCGGGGTCTGCGGCATGCCGCCGACGATCGCGGCGTTGTTGACCAGGACGTCGAGCCCGCCCGCGTGCCCGGCGATGAACTCGGCCGCCGCGGCCACGCTGGCGTCGTCGGTCACGTCGAGCGGCACGCCGAACGCGTCGGCCCCCGCCGCGCGCAGTTGCTGCACCGCGGTGTCGCGGCGTCGCCGATCCCGCGCGCCCACGCCGACCCGCCAGCCGAGCGCACCCAGGCCGGCCGCGATCTGGTATCCGATTCCCTTGTTCGCGCCGGTCACCAGCGCGATCGTCGCCGTCGAGGTGATGCTCTGCGGGCCCGGTGAAGCCGAAAGCCTGCTCCGCAACGGGCGCGCCGACGTCGCGCTGCTCCAGCGGCCCTACGATCCGGCGGCCGGATTCGACACCGAGGAGCTGCGCACCGAGCCTCAGGTCGTGGTACTGCCGGCGGGGCATCCGCTCGCCGGCCGGGACCGCGTGTCGGGGGCCGAGATCGACGCTCTGACGGACCTTCCCCTGCCGCGCTGGCCTCGAGTGGACGGCAGCTATCCCGACGGCCCCGGCCCGAAAGTGCGCGACCTGACGCAGTTGACCCAGTCGGTCGCGCTCGGCCTGACGTGCGCGCTCGTGCCAGAGTCGCTCGGGGCCCGGCTCCGCGGCGATCACGCCGTCGTGCCCGTGCCCGACGCTCCGGCCGTCACCACCGTCATCGCCTGGCCGCCGCACCGCCGGACCAGGGCCGTCGCCGATCTGGTCGGTGCGGCGGTGCAGCTCTGACCGGCCCTACACGTCCGGGCGCGCGCCGAGCTCGCGGTCGATCGTGCGCAGCACGATCTCGGCTCGGCCGGGGTCGTGCCGGTCGTGGACGACCGATTGGGCGTTCAACCCGTCGATGATGCCGACGAGCAGCCAGGCGATGGCGTCGGCGTCGACATCGGCGCCGAACTCGCCGTCGGCGATGCCGTCGCGCACGATCCGGGCGACCTGCGACTGCCAACCGTCGGCGACCGCGCGCACCGCGGCGGCGAGCGCGGGATTGCGGCGGCCGAGGCTCCACGCGTCGACCCACACCGCGGTCACGTCGTCGCGGGCGGGGTCGAGGGCGGTCGCGACGAGCGCGCGCACTCGGGAACGGGCGGATGCCTCGCCGGCGCCGGTCACGAGCTCGACCACGTCGGCGAGCTCGTCCGTGGTGATCGCGCGGAAGGTCTGGGCGACGAGCTCGTCCATGCTCGGTTCGTAGTGGGCGACGAGCGCGGGGGCGACGCCGACGCGTGCCGCCACGGCGCGGAGCGTGACCGCGACGAGCCCGCCGTCGAGGGCGAGCGCGCGAGCGGCGTCGCGGATCTCGGCGGCGCGCTCGGCGGGGGATTTGCGTGCGGCTCGCGGCCTCGTGGCATCCGGCACTGCGACTCCTCGCCTGTTGACAAGCTGGAACGATCCCGCCTAGCCTGACACGTATTGATCAAGTGATCAATAGCGTGACGGGAGGAACCGTGACCGACGAGCCGATCGCCTCACCGGGCTGGCGCATGCCCGCCGAGGCGGCGCCGCACGAGCGCATCTGGATGGCGTTCCCGCGGCCCAACCAGACCCTCGGCGGCACCGTGCTCGAAGCCGAAGCGGCGTACGCCGCCTGGACGGCGGTCGCACACGCCGTGCTCGAGTTCGAACCCGTGACGATGGTCGTCGACCCCGTCGAACGCGATCGGGCGCGGCGCATGCTGAGCGCCGAGGTCGAACTCGTCGAAGCGCCGCTCGACGACTTCTGGATGCGCGACATCGGCCCGACCTTCGTCGTGAGCGACGGCGGCGAGCTCGGCGCCGTCGACTGGACGTTCAACGGCTGGGGCGCCCAGCCCACCGCCGCCTGGGAGCACGACGCGCTGATCGGCCGATTCGTCGGCGAACGCTCAGGCGCCGCGGTCATCGCGTCGCGGCTCGTCAACGAGGGCGGCGCGATCCACGTCGACGGCGAAGGCACCGTGCTCGTCACCGAGACCGTGCAGCTCGACCCGCACCGCAACCCCGGCGCGACCAGAGCCGATGTCGAGGCCGAGCTCGCCCGCGCGATCGGCGCGACCCACGTGGTCTGGCTCCCGCGCGGGCTCACCCGCGACTACGAGCCGTTCGGCACCCGCGGGCACGTCGACATGGTCGCGGCGATCCCGAGCCCCGGCACGCTGCTGCTGCACGAGCAACCGAACCCCGAGCACCCGGACCACGCGGTCATGCGCGAGCTGCGCCGGTTCCTCGAAGGCGAGACGGATGCCTCGGGCCGCCCCTGGCGCATCGTCGACGTGCCGGCGCCCGAGACCCTGCGCGACGCCGAGGGATTCGTCGACTGGAACTACCTGAACCACCTGCCCGTGAACGGCGGCGTGATCGCCTGCGGCTACGACGAGCCGCGCGCCGATGCGCGGGCGCGCGAGATCCTCGGCGACGCGTACCCCGGCCGCACCGTCGTGACCGTCGACGCGCGCGAGATCCTCGCCCGCGGCGGCGGCATCCACTGCATCACCCAGCAGCAGCCGGCGGTCGGCGGGTGAGCGGGGCATCCGGGGCATCCGTCTCGCTCGTCGAGGCATCCCTCGCCGACCTGGCGGCCGCGCTCGAAGCCGGCCGCACCACGAGCGTCGAGCTCGTCGCCGGCTACCTGAACCGCATCGGCCGGTACGACCGCCATGGGCTCGCGCTGAACGCCGTGCCGGTGCTCAACCCCGACGCGTTCGCCGAGGCGCGCGCGTCCGACGCTCGCCGTGCGCGCGGCGAGGCGCTCGGGCCGCTGGACGGCATCCCGTACACCGCGAAGGACAGCTACCAGGTGCGCGGGCTCACCGTCGCGGCCGGATCGCCCGCGTTCGAGCACCTCGTCGCGGGCGCCGACGCGTTCGCGATCGAACGGCTGCGCGCCGCCGGCGCGGTCTGCCTCGGGCTCACGAACATGCCCCCGATGGCGAACGGCGGCATGCAGCGCGGCGTCTACGGGCGCGCCGAGAGCCCGTACAACCGCGACTTCCTCGCCGCCGCCTACCTGTCGGGCTCCTCGAACGGCTCGGGGGTGGCGACGGCCGCATCGCTCTGCGCGTTCGGACTCGGCGAGGAGACCTGGTCGAGCGGCCGCTCGCCCGCCTCGAACAACGCGCTCGTGGCCTACACGCCCTCGCGCGGGGTCATCTCGGTGCGCGGCAACTGGCCGCTCACCCCCACGATGGACGTCGTCGTGCCGCACACCCGCACCGTCGACGACCTGCTCGCGCTGCTCGACGTCCTCGTCGTCGACGACCCCGACACCCGGGGCGACTTCTGGCGGTCGCAGCCGTGGGTCGAGCTGCCGCCGGCGTCGGCGATGCGGCCGGGGCCGCCCGGGGCATCCCGCTCGTTCTCGATCGCGGTGCCCGACCCCGCCGCGTTGCGGGGCCGCCGGTTCGGCGTGCCGCGGATGTTCCTCGGCCGCGATCATGAGATGGCGTGGCAGATCGTGCCGCGTCTGTCGATGCTCGAGTTGTTCCACCGCGCCCGCGCCGACCTCGAGGCGCAGGGCGCCGAGGTCGTCGAGGTCGACTTCCCGGCGCTGTCGAACTCCGAACGCGACCGGCCGGGCGCCCGCAACGGCGTCGACCGGGGCATCCTGCCCGCCCGGTTCTTCGACGCCGAGATGTGGGACCTCACGACCTGGGCGTGGAACGACTTCCTCGCCATGAACGGCGACCCCGCGCTCGATCGGCTCGCCGACGTCGACGGGTCGCTCATCTTCCCGACCCCGACCGGGGCGATCGCCGATCATGTGCGCGGCGCGTTCGACGAGTACAACCTCGACCTCGCCGAGTACCCGGTGCGCGCCGCCCGCCCGGGTGTCGAGGGCGGCCTCGTCGACCGCTTCGAGGACATCCCCGATCTCGCCGACGGGGTGCGCGGGCTCGAGGAGTTGCGCCGGCTCGACCTCGAGTCCTGGCTCGACGAGCAGGGGCTCGACGCGCTGGTCTTCCCGACCGCGGTCGACGTGGGCCGGGCCGACGCCGACGTGAACCCCGCTTCGCACGAGCGCGCGATGGCGAACGGCGTGTGGGTGTCGACCGGAAACACGATGATCCGCCACTACGGCGTGCCGACCGTGACCGTGACGATGGGGCTGCTCGCCGACCTGCGGATGCCCGTCGGCCTCACGTTCGCCGGCCGCGCCTACGACGATGTGGCGCTGCTGCGGTACGCCTGGGCGTACGAGCGCGTGAGCGTGCGGCGCGTGCCGCCGCCCTCGACCCCCGAGCTCGCCGGGCATGCCG from Agromyces larvae includes the following:
- a CDS encoding TetR/AcrR family transcriptional regulator, encoding MPDATRPRAARKSPAERAAEIRDAARALALDGGLVAVTLRAVAARVGVAPALVAHYEPSMDELVAQTFRAITTDELADVVELVTGAGEASARSRVRALVATALDPARDDVTAVWVDAWSLGRRNPALAAAVRAVADGWQSQVARIVRDGIADGEFGADVDADAIAWLLVGIIDGLNAQSVVHDRHDPGRAEIVLRTIDRELGARPDV
- a CDS encoding SDR family NAD(P)-dependent oxidoreductase — protein: MTGANKGIGYQIAAGLGALGWRVGVGARDRRRRDTAVQQLRAAGADAFGVPLDVTDDASVAAAAEFIAGHAGGLDVLVNNAAIVGGMPQTPSTVDPATVRTVVETNVIGVVRVTNAMLPMLRASGAPRIVNMSSSVGSLALQTASGVDLGPVPAAYLASKTFLNALTIQYVKELGDTGILINTGCPGFTATDLNGFSGDRTPEQGAAIAIRLATLPADGPTGGFFDDAGPVPW
- a CDS encoding LysR substrate-binding domain-containing protein, whose protein sequence is MFAPVTSAIVAVEVMLCGPGEAESLLRNGRADVALLQRPYDPAAGFDTEELRTEPQVVVLPAGHPLAGRDRVSGAEIDALTDLPLPRWPRVDGSYPDGPGPKVRDLTQLTQSVALGLTCALVPESLGARLRGDHAVVPVPDAPAVTTVIAWPPHRRTRAVADLVGAAVQL
- a CDS encoding DUF1622 domain-containing protein, coding for MEFGEAIQTVGEIIDVAGVVAIVVGVLYAFGDAAVRAVGRRGPVYVRFRRVLGRAILLGLELLVAADIVKTVAVTPTLDSVIVLAIIVLIRTFLSWSLELEIAGRWPWQRRTAGDEAEPSVAPRAADPA
- a CDS encoding agmatine deiminase family protein; this encodes MPAEAAPHERIWMAFPRPNQTLGGTVLEAEAAYAAWTAVAHAVLEFEPVTMVVDPVERDRARRMLSAEVELVEAPLDDFWMRDIGPTFVVSDGGELGAVDWTFNGWGAQPTAAWEHDALIGRFVGERSGAAVIASRLVNEGGAIHVDGEGTVLVTETVQLDPHRNPGATRADVEAELARAIGATHVVWLPRGLTRDYEPFGTRGHVDMVAAIPSPGTLLLHEQPNPEHPDHAVMRELRRFLEGETDASGRPWRIVDVPAPETLRDAEGFVDWNYLNHLPVNGGVIACGYDEPRADARAREILGDAYPGRTVVTVDAREILARGGGIHCITQQQPAVGG